Proteins from a genomic interval of Stigmatella erecta:
- a CDS encoding winged helix-turn-helix transcriptional regulator produces the protein MQDPAHPLCPSIQAALDILGRPWTGFVLVSLQNGPLRYSELAARLPGLGDKTLSARLKELEAKGFISRRVLPEPPIRVEYALTPKGTAFRAVMEAIHDWGQQFGGESGRAAPAEPKPAPASLPKRARSQRKAG, from the coding sequence ATGCAGGATCCCGCCCACCCTCTGTGCCCCAGCATTCAGGCTGCGCTCGACATCCTGGGACGCCCCTGGACGGGGTTCGTGCTGGTCAGCCTCCAGAATGGGCCCTTGCGCTACAGCGAGCTGGCGGCCCGGTTGCCGGGGCTGGGCGACAAGACGTTGTCTGCCCGGCTGAAGGAGCTGGAGGCCAAGGGGTTCATCTCGCGCCGGGTGCTCCCGGAGCCGCCCATCCGCGTGGAGTACGCGCTCACCCCCAAGGGCACCGCGTTCCGGGCCGTGATGGAGGCCATCCACGACTGGGGCCAGCAGTTCGGCGGCGAGTCCGGCCGCGCGGCCCCGGCGGAGCCCAAGCCGGCCCCGGCGAGCCTGCCCAAGCGGGCCCGCTCCCAGCGCAAGGCGGGGTGA
- the mtgA gene encoding monofunctional biosynthetic peptidoglycan transglycosylase has translation MRRNVGKVLAVGVLGLLAFATVEYLRLPEAGDLADQNPKTTALMEQRAAEAREAGRKPRQRQHWVSLSSVSKPAIDAVLLSEDAGFYVHEGVDTVELKRAMTEAWEEGELGRGASTLTQQLAKNLWLSTDRSLLRKLKEVVLARRLEKALTKNRILALYLNVVEWGNGVYGIEAGAREHFGLSASRLSVAQGAVLAAMLPSPRKRSVSSGSKALRKRAFWIVDQMEAFQRISSAQAQAARTELAQLLEGTAASGDGDGEDAP, from the coding sequence ATGCGCCGGAACGTGGGCAAGGTGCTGGCGGTGGGGGTGCTGGGGCTCCTGGCCTTCGCCACCGTCGAATACCTGCGGCTGCCGGAGGCCGGGGACCTGGCGGATCAAAACCCGAAGACGACGGCGCTCATGGAGCAGCGGGCGGCCGAGGCGCGCGAGGCCGGGCGCAAGCCTCGGCAGCGCCAGCACTGGGTGAGCCTGTCGAGCGTGTCCAAGCCCGCGATCGACGCGGTGCTGCTCTCGGAGGACGCGGGCTTCTATGTCCACGAGGGCGTGGACACCGTGGAGCTGAAGCGGGCGATGACGGAGGCGTGGGAGGAGGGGGAGCTGGGGCGCGGCGCCTCGACGCTCACGCAGCAGCTGGCGAAGAACCTGTGGCTGTCCACGGACCGGAGTCTGCTGCGCAAGCTGAAGGAGGTGGTGCTGGCGCGGCGCCTGGAGAAGGCGCTGACCAAGAACCGCATCCTGGCGCTGTACCTGAACGTGGTGGAGTGGGGCAACGGCGTGTACGGCATCGAGGCCGGCGCCCGCGAGCACTTCGGCCTCTCCGCCTCGCGGCTCTCGGTGGCCCAGGGCGCCGTGCTGGCGGCGATGTTGCCCTCGCCCCGGAAGCGCTCGGTGTCCTCCGGCTCGAAGGCGCTGCGCAAGCGGGCCTTCTGGATCGTCGATCAGATGGAGGCCTTCCAGCGCATCTCCTCCGCGCAGGCCCAGGCGGCCCGGACGGAACTGGCCCAGCTGCTCGAGGGGACGGCCGCCTCCGGAGACGGGGACGGCGAGGACGCGCCTTGA
- a CDS encoding DoxX family protein: protein MNNVNSKWVSLAGRVLLGSLFVISGLGKLGNWEQTAGHMASQGLPLANLLLAGAAAAELAGGLSLLLGYRTPWGALLLVAFLVPVSLTMHAFWAHTGEARQLHLIHFLKNLSLIGGLLAQATAGAGALSLDARRATLHSGTASRVPQHA from the coding sequence GTGAACAACGTGAATTCGAAGTGGGTGTCCCTGGCCGGCCGGGTGCTGCTCGGCTCGCTGTTCGTCATCAGTGGGCTGGGCAAGCTGGGCAACTGGGAGCAGACGGCCGGGCACATGGCGAGCCAGGGCCTGCCGCTGGCGAACCTGCTGCTGGCGGGTGCCGCGGCAGCGGAGCTGGCCGGGGGGCTGTCGCTGCTGCTGGGGTACCGGACCCCGTGGGGCGCGCTGCTGCTGGTGGCCTTCCTGGTCCCCGTCTCCCTCACCATGCACGCCTTCTGGGCGCACACCGGCGAGGCCCGCCAGCTGCACCTCATCCACTTCTTGAAGAACCTGAGCCTCATCGGCGGCCTGCTCGCGCAGGCGACCGCGGGCGCGGGCGCGCTGAGCCTGGACGCGCGGCGCGCAACCCTGCACTCGGGGACAGCTTCGCGCGTGCCCCAGCACGCCTGA
- a CDS encoding YaiI/YqxD family protein, whose amino-acid sequence MKIWVDADACPGPVRDIIVRAAQRLQVPTVFVANKRLNLPRSEFVSSVQVGAGLDVADGHIAAAAQAGDLAITQDIPLAALLVPKGVVAIDPRGELFSEENIAERLSVRNFMQELRESGVMTGGPGGFSAQDRQQFAAALDRELTRLRKKP is encoded by the coding sequence ATGAAGATCTGGGTCGATGCCGATGCCTGTCCAGGACCCGTGCGGGACATCATCGTCCGGGCCGCCCAGCGGCTCCAGGTGCCCACGGTCTTCGTGGCCAACAAGCGCCTGAACCTGCCCCGCTCGGAGTTCGTCTCCTCGGTGCAGGTGGGCGCCGGGCTCGATGTGGCGGATGGCCACATCGCCGCGGCGGCCCAGGCCGGAGACCTCGCCATCACGCAGGACATTCCCCTGGCCGCGCTGCTCGTCCCCAAAGGCGTGGTGGCGATTGATCCGCGGGGCGAGCTCTTCAGCGAGGAGAACATCGCCGAGCGCCTCTCGGTGCGGAACTTCATGCAGGAGCTGCGCGAGAGCGGGGTGATGACGGGCGGCCCGGGAGGCTTCTCCGCCCAGGACCGCCAGCAGTTCGCCGCCGCCCTGGACCGGGAGCTCACCCGGCTGCGCAAGAAGCCCTGA
- a CDS encoding efflux RND transporter periplasmic adaptor subunit, with translation MQRVSRINGQRALWALASLRGTVAWTALTMVALSGCSKDEKAASGGQDGGSGQGKPAAVEVVALKPGPVRETQDYLGTLISRTSITVYPQATGYVQSIEVRPGQKVEAGQVLLQVDPREGRALLEGVQAQRASAQANLELAQRSLQRSEQLVREGLMSRQEYDQAVAQSRAAAANARAVSAQLAAQAVQLGFTHVKAPFAGIVGDIPVKVGDFISPQTAITRVDQSQALEISVALPAERAAQVKPGETEVEVLGEKSEPVAASTVFFVSPTPDPQTQLVEIKATFQNEAGLLAGQRVPVRVVFDVHEALRMPTYAVARQSGQSFAWVVVEGDGGGPAAQRRPVTLGDISDNAYEVREGLQAGDQVVVSGLQMLQNGQPIEPKPHPERREGVGGGGDAGVGGGGDAGVGSGTDAGQ, from the coding sequence ATGCAGCGGGTGAGTCGTATCAACGGGCAGCGGGCACTCTGGGCCCTGGCGTCCCTTCGCGGCACGGTCGCCTGGACGGCCCTGACGATGGTGGCCCTCTCGGGCTGCAGCAAGGACGAGAAGGCCGCCAGCGGCGGGCAAGACGGTGGCAGCGGCCAGGGCAAGCCTGCCGCCGTGGAGGTGGTGGCGCTGAAGCCCGGCCCCGTCCGGGAGACGCAGGACTACCTGGGCACGCTCATCTCCCGCACCAGCATCACCGTGTACCCCCAGGCGACCGGCTACGTGCAGAGCATCGAGGTGAGGCCCGGCCAGAAGGTCGAGGCCGGCCAGGTGCTCCTCCAGGTGGATCCCCGCGAGGGGCGGGCGCTGCTCGAGGGCGTCCAGGCCCAGCGGGCCTCGGCCCAGGCCAACCTGGAGCTGGCCCAGCGCAGCCTCCAGCGCAGCGAGCAGCTCGTGCGCGAGGGGCTCATGAGCCGGCAGGAGTATGACCAGGCGGTGGCGCAGTCCCGGGCGGCCGCAGCCAATGCCCGCGCCGTCTCGGCCCAGCTCGCCGCCCAGGCGGTGCAGCTGGGCTTCACTCACGTGAAGGCCCCCTTCGCCGGCATCGTGGGCGACATCCCCGTGAAGGTGGGCGACTTCATCTCGCCCCAGACGGCCATCACCCGCGTGGACCAGAGCCAGGCGCTGGAGATCTCCGTGGCGCTGCCCGCCGAGCGCGCCGCGCAGGTGAAGCCGGGTGAGACGGAGGTGGAGGTGCTGGGCGAGAAGAGCGAGCCCGTGGCGGCCTCCACCGTGTTCTTCGTCTCGCCCACGCCCGATCCGCAGACGCAGCTGGTGGAGATCAAGGCCACCTTCCAGAACGAGGCGGGCCTGCTCGCGGGCCAGCGCGTCCCCGTCCGGGTGGTGTTCGACGTGCACGAGGCCCTGCGGATGCCGACCTACGCGGTGGCGCGGCAGAGCGGCCAGAGCTTCGCCTGGGTGGTCGTCGAGGGCGATGGCGGCGGGCCCGCGGCGCAGCGGCGCCCGGTGACGCTGGGGGACATCTCCGACAACGCCTATGAGGTCCGCGAGGGGCTCCAGGCGGGCGACCAGGTGGTGGTGAGCGGCCTGCAGATGCTCCAGAACGGCCAGCCCATCGAGCCCAAGCCGCACCCGGAGCGGCGGGAGGGCGTGGGCGGCGGCGGTGACGCAGGGGTCGGCGGCGGCGGTGATGCGGGCGTGGGCAGCGGCACCGATGCAGGACAGTGA
- a CDS encoding pirin family protein, producing MSWDAEETRRHPALETLIVTRTREISDGFDVRRALPSVHRRMVGPFIFLDQMGPAVFQGGKGLDVRPHPHIGLATVTYLLQGEVLHRDGLGTVQAIRPGEVNWMTAGRGIAHSERTGSESRASGGPLFGLQAWVALPKQFEETAPSFVHHEAHTIPFLEGEGVRMHLIAGSLHGKRSPVKTFSEMFYADVALRAGARLTLPAEHEERALYLFEGTLEADGMVFGPGELLVFRPGAELVLKAPQAARMVLLGGEPMDGPRYIYWNFVSSSKERLEVAKADWREGRFAPVPQETEFIPLPDEPTPVRYP from the coding sequence ATGAGCTGGGACGCGGAAGAGACACGGCGGCACCCCGCGCTGGAGACCCTGATCGTCACCCGGACGCGGGAGATCTCCGATGGGTTCGACGTGCGGCGGGCCCTGCCCTCGGTGCACCGGCGGATGGTGGGCCCCTTCATCTTCCTGGACCAGATGGGGCCCGCGGTGTTCCAGGGCGGCAAGGGGCTGGATGTCCGGCCCCACCCGCACATTGGCCTGGCCACCGTCACCTACCTGCTCCAGGGGGAAGTCCTGCACCGCGATGGGCTGGGCACCGTGCAGGCCATCCGGCCCGGCGAGGTGAACTGGATGACCGCGGGCCGCGGCATCGCCCACTCCGAGCGCACCGGGTCGGAGTCCCGCGCCTCGGGCGGGCCGCTGTTCGGCCTGCAGGCCTGGGTGGCGCTGCCCAAGCAGTTCGAGGAAACCGCCCCGTCCTTCGTCCACCACGAGGCCCACACGATTCCCTTCCTGGAGGGCGAGGGCGTGCGGATGCACCTCATCGCGGGCTCGCTCCACGGGAAGCGCTCCCCGGTGAAGACGTTCTCGGAGATGTTCTACGCGGACGTGGCGCTGCGGGCGGGCGCGCGCCTCACGCTGCCGGCCGAGCACGAGGAGCGGGCCCTCTACCTCTTCGAGGGCACGCTGGAGGCGGACGGCATGGTGTTCGGTCCCGGCGAGCTGCTCGTCTTCCGGCCTGGCGCGGAGCTCGTCCTCAAGGCGCCCCAGGCCGCGCGCATGGTGCTGCTGGGGGGCGAGCCCATGGATGGGCCGCGCTACATCTATTGGAACTTCGTCTCCAGCTCGAAGGAGCGGCTGGAGGTGGCCAAGGCGGACTGGCGCGAGGGCCGCTTCGCCCCGGTGCCCCAGGAGACGGAGTTCATCCCCCTGCCCGACGAGCCCACGCCCGTCCGTTATCCATGA
- a CDS encoding response regulator gives MTAATFTSIAVVPGSRPAAESARPGLKVAPGAPQRVLLVDDSRSIRTLLKIYLMARSFEYVEAESGEEALQLLEQGAVDLVLTDYRMDGMSGAELAEAMRAHPDTRIARTPILMMTGDPNVSEVRALGQRAGINAFVRKPVSCAQLMTLVDTILPRNL, from the coding sequence ATGACAGCTGCTACATTCACCTCTATCGCAGTTGTCCCAGGTTCCCGCCCTGCCGCTGAGTCCGCTCGTCCCGGGCTGAAGGTTGCCCCGGGGGCTCCCCAGCGGGTCCTGCTGGTCGATGACAGCCGCTCCATCCGGACGCTGCTGAAGATCTACCTGATGGCGCGCAGCTTCGAGTACGTGGAGGCCGAGTCCGGCGAGGAGGCCCTGCAGCTGCTGGAGCAGGGCGCGGTGGACCTGGTGCTGACGGACTACCGCATGGATGGGATGAGCGGCGCGGAGCTGGCGGAGGCCATGCGCGCCCACCCCGATACGCGCATCGCGCGCACGCCCATCCTGATGATGACGGGTGATCCGAACGTGTCGGAAGTGCGCGCGCTGGGCCAGCGCGCGGGCATCAACGCCTTCGTGCGCAAGCCGGTGAGCTGCGCGCAGCTGATGACGCTGGTGGACACCATCCTGCCGCGCAACCTGTAG